One window of the Acinetobacter equi genome contains the following:
- a CDS encoding inorganic phosphate transporter — translation MKKIFKKQLELFKPPEGNKPPPPLIRAILIFTCTGVSFAHGSNDGQKGMGLIMLILIGIVPLAYSLNKNLDQQHLQTFESLSAQTATIIYPKHEEMPDPQARDIITKYIQTKDITPEVVPALASLTQHVGDKIGHYGD, via the coding sequence GTGAAAAAAATATTTAAGAAACAATTAGAGCTTTTTAAGCCACCTGAAGGGAATAAGCCACCACCACCATTAATTCGTGCGATTTTGATTTTTACTTGTACGGGTGTAAGTTTTGCACATGGTTCAAATGATGGTCAAAAGGGTATGGGACTAATCATGTTAATTCTGATTGGTATTGTGCCACTTGCTTATTCATTAAATAAAAATCTAGATCAACAGCACTTGCAGACTTTTGAGAGTCTATCTGCGCAAACCGCGACGATTATTTATCCGAAGCATGAAGAAATGCCAGATCCTCAAGCAAGAGATATCATCACTAAATATATTCAAACTAAGGACATTACACCAGAAGTTGTTCCTGCTTTAGCAAGCTTGACTCAGCATGTAGGTGATAAAATTGGTCATTATGGTGATTGA